A window of the Deltaproteobacteria bacterium genome harbors these coding sequences:
- a CDS encoding CBS domain-containing protein, with protein sequence MSFLSVLIKSQTVVSLPSSASVYEAAQLMAENKVGSVVVMDGDELSGIFTERDLLNRVVARGLDPKSTQLSLVMSKDVVVCPVTETVKDCFKKMEATKCRHLPVVDGKKVAGMVTMRNILEWLFAEAEEEKNQLRKYIQS encoded by the coding sequence ATGTCTTTTTTATCCGTCCTTATAAAATCACAAACGGTTGTCTCCCTCCCCTCTTCAGCCTCGGTTTACGAGGCCGCGCAACTGATGGCGGAGAACAAGGTCGGCAGTGTCGTGGTCATGGACGGCGATGAACTTTCCGGCATTTTCACCGAGCGCGATCTTTTAAACCGCGTGGTCGCCCGGGGGCTCGACCCAAAATCCACGCAACTCTCATTGGTGATGAGCAAGGATGTGGTTGTTTGCCCCGTCACTGAAACGGTGAAGGACTGTTTTAAGAAGATGGAAGCGACCAAATGCCGCCACCTCCCGGTTGTGGACGGGAAAAAAGTCGCCGGAATGGTAACGATGCGGAATATTCTGGAATGGCTCTTTGCCGAGGCGGAAGAGGAAAAGAACCAGCTCCGAAAATATATCCAATCATAA
- a CDS encoding DUF4416 family protein, producing MVQYFFAVIHGEGRGSQGVADIVRILADAFGPLEEFTETFPFDRTDYYADEMGGNLCRTFFALKKLGMDHELARFKEGAVQMEKAFFSSGGKRSANIDPGYLDQVKVVLASTKHGGHKVALTDRICADLVLDYYKGAFRPFEWTFPDFRSGVYFPLLEKIRRLYLEKSR from the coding sequence ATGGTTCAATATTTTTTTGCCGTTATCCACGGCGAAGGAAGAGGGTCGCAAGGGGTGGCCGACATCGTCCGCATCCTTGCCGATGCCTTTGGGCCGCTGGAGGAGTTCACGGAGACCTTTCCATTCGACCGCACCGACTACTACGCCGACGAGATGGGGGGGAATCTTTGCCGGACTTTTTTTGCCCTTAAAAAACTTGGCATGGATCACGAACTGGCCCGGTTCAAGGAGGGGGCCGTCCAGATGGAAAAGGCCTTTTTTTCATCGGGGGGAAAACGGTCGGCGAATATCGACCCCGGCTATCTCGATCAAGTAAAAGTGGTGCTGGCCTCCACCAAGCACGGGGGGCACAAGGTTGCGCTCACCGACCGGATCTGCGCCGATCTCGTTCTTGACTATTATAAAGGCGCCTTCCGCCCCTTTGAATGGACCTTTCCCGACTTCAGGTCGGGCGTTTATTTTCCGTTGTTGGAAAAGATCCGCCGGCTCTACCTCGAAAAGTCGCGCTAG